Genomic window (Vibrio pomeroyi):
GGACGAATCGTACAAAACAGTTCAGTGTTAGGCTTCGCCGCTATGAAATATCGCGGTGCTTACAACGCTTCAAAATTCGCAATCGAAGGTTGGACTGACACTCTGCGTTTAGAACTGCATGGCAGTGGCATACACATTTCATTACTTCAACCCGGTCCTATCGAAACCCAGTTTAGAACCAACGCCCTAAAGGCCTTCAATAAGTGGATACGCATCGAAGGCAGTGCCCACCAAGAAGCTTACCAACAGCAAAAAGACCGACTTGAAAAAGAGTCATCGAATAACGCTTTTGTTTTGCCTGCAGAAAGCTGCATTGAACCCGTTTTTCACGCGCTGACAGCCGATAAACCTAAGTTAAGGTACCGAGTGACGACACCAACTAAGGTGTTCGCAGTGTTAAAAAGGCTCCTACCAAGCCGCTTGCTAGACCCTATTTTGAGAAAAGCAGCATAAATTACTAACTTTGAATGCACAGTCGCAAACTTTAATGTAACGATGTAATTTATTCGTAACAATAAGATGTCATGATTTAGCCTATATCATCAATTATTCCCAATTGATGAAGCTACCTCTGGATATTTCATGACTTTAAACCGCCTTAATTGGGTAGGTGTGAGTTTGGCTATTACGTTGTTTATTCTGTTTTGAATATCTTAAGTAATACCTCACTGACCACCTCAATGAGAACGCTGTGTCTTCCGTGTTGAGATAACAACTCTATCAACATCGAAGCATGGCGTTTTTCTATTTTTGGCGCTTTTTATCTGAGATAACTGAGTTAGATCTTGAAGTTACCGACTTCTCACCCCATATTTGCATCGTATCCACAAAACAAACCTCAAGGAACGTAAATGCAATCTCCGCATATTGTTGAACTTAATGAGCAGAACTTTCGTCAAGTATTAGAAGGTTCGATGCAGACCCCTGTACTCATCCATTTTTGGGCACCAATGAGCCAAGAGAGCGCCCAAGTCATTCCTGAACTCCAAACATTAACTCAGCAATACAACGGTGCTTTCACATTAGCCCTACTGAATTGCGAGCAAGAACAAGCGATTGCTAGCCAATT
Coding sequences:
- a CDS encoding SDR family oxidoreductase, coding for MNKSILITGCSTGIGYTCAHALKQRGFHVIASCRDPQDVQRLQDEGLTCIQLDLSNQESIEHGAKLAIELAPNGLYGLFNNGAYGQAGALEDLPTQGLREQFETNFFGWHHLVCQILPHMRERGEGRIVQNSSVLGFAAMKYRGAYNASKFAIEGWTDTLRLELHGSGIHISLLQPGPIETQFRTNALKAFNKWIRIEGSAHQEAYQQQKDRLEKESSNNAFVLPAESCIEPVFHALTADKPKLRYRVTTPTKVFAVLKRLLPSRLLDPILRKAA